The Rhinoraja longicauda isolate Sanriku21f chromosome 19, sRhiLon1.1, whole genome shotgun sequence genome includes a window with the following:
- the LOC144602851 gene encoding polypeptide N-acetylgalactosaminyltransferase 3-like: protein MGGLRRIFSLRRLVLLVPGCTLGLFLAQRLLSVPEAGGPAEGPGRPIFKPPFRKPAGGEGRCQPGHYSGTELEPVSPRPAQEPGAPGAAGNALVLHNLSAQEAIERFAGFRMYGFDAFASDRVSLHRNLGPDSRPAECISRKFRRCPPLPSTSVIIAFYNEAWSTLLRTVHSVLHTAPAIVLREVILVDDASTQGHLKTALDRHVAKLPSVKILRSSTRKGLVSARLLGSSGATGEVLVFLDSHCECFEGWLEPLLARIVEVEQVLVSPQITSIDARTLEVGKPTPTDRSPSRGSFDWSLSFTWEQVPAHENEARMDDSFPYRTPTISGGLFAIYKDYFDYIGTYDDKMEIWGGENLELSFRVWQCGGRMEILPCSVVGHVFREDPPDIYPDGPYVIYRNLVRVAEVWLDDYKDIFYTRVPEAAEIARKGLFGDVSERRELRERLQCKNFSWYLRHVQRELYVPDLQRMDHTSLVNQDSFRCLSSDEIEEFVSMDPCYEQEEHQHFEYTEKGEIITGGLSPRCLRARALSVALADCGTALGSANVPDEQMFQVIQHGMIVNLSLDLCLSATGEDVKMAECDPTDVEQRWMFIEDPPE, encoded by the exons ATGGGCGGACTAAGAAGGATCTTCTCCCTGCGGAGGCTCGTGCTCCTGGTTCCCGGCTGCACCCTCGGCCTGTTCCTGGCCCAGCGACTGCTCAGCGTGCCCGAGGCGGGAGGGCCGGCGGAGGGCCCAGGACGGCCGATCTTCAAGCCCCCATTCAGGAAGCCGGCCGGCGGCGAAGGCCGCTGCCAGCCCGGCCACTACTCCGGCACGGAGCTGGAGCCGGTCTCCCCACGGCCGGCTCAGGAGCCGGGAGCGCCGGGGGCAGCGGGCAACGCGCTGGTGCTCCACAACCTCAGCGCGCAGGAGGCGATCGAGAGATTCGCCGGCTTCCGCATGTACGGGTTCGACGCCTTCGCCAGCGACCGCGTCTCTCTGCACCGTAATCTAGGACCAGACAGCAGGCCCGCAGA GTGCATCAGCCGGAAGTTCAGACGATGCCCTCCGCTGCCATCTACCAGTGTGATCATCGCCTTCTACAACGAAGCCTGGTCCACCCTGCTTCGGACCGTCCACAGTGTTCTCCACACGGCCCCCGCCATCGTCCTGAGAGAGGTCATCCTTGTAGATGACGCCAGCACACAAG GACACCTGAAGACAGCCCTGGACAGACACGTGGCAAAGCTGCCCTCCGTCAAGATCCTGAGAAGTTCCACAAGGAAGGGGTTGGTGTCGGCCCGGCTACTGGGGAGCTCTGGAGCAACGGGAGAAGTGTTGGTCTTTCTTGACTCTCACT GCGAGTGTTTCGAGGGCTGGCTGGAGCCGCTGCTGGCCCGGATTGTGGAGGTGGAGCAGGTGCTGGTCAGCCCGCAGATCACCTCCATCGATGCGCGCACCCTGGAGGTCGGCAAGCCCACCCCCACCGACCGCAGCCCCTCGCGCGGCTCCTTCGACTGGTCACTCTCCTTCACCTGGGAACAGGTGCCGGCTCACGAGAACGAAGCCAGGATGGACGACAGCTTCCCGTACAG GACTcccaccatctctggaggactcTTTGCTATTTACAAGGACTACTTTGACTACATCGGCACCTACGATGACAAAATGGAGATATGGGGCGGAGAGAACTTGGAGCTGTCTTTTCGG GTGTGGCAGTGCGGGGGGCGGATGGAGATCCTACCTTGCTCCGTCGTGGGCCACGTGTTCCGTGAAGACCCCCCCGACATCTACCCGGACGGCCCCTACGTCATCTACCGCAACCTGGTGCGGGTGGCCGAGGTGTGGTTGGACGATTACAAGGACATCTTCTACACCCGCGTGCCCGAGGCTGCTGAGATCGCCAGGAAG GGATTGTTTGGCGACGTTTCGGAGAGACGGGAGCTCAGAGAGAGACTGCAGTGCAAGAATTTCAGCTGGTATCTCCGTCATGTACAACGAGAGCTGTACGTCCCTGATCTACAACGAATGGACCACACTTCA TTAGTGAACCAGGACAGCTTCCGCTGTCTGAGTTCAGACGAGATTGAAGAGTTTGTTTCAATGGATCCTTGCTATGAACAAGAGGAACATCAG caTTTCGAGTACACGGAGAAGGGGGAAATCATCACTGGGGGGCTCAGTCCGCGGTGCCTGCGGGCACGGGCTCTCTCCGTGGCCCTGGCAGATTGTGGGACTGCGCTGGGAAGTGCCAACGTGCCAGACGAGCAGATGTTTCAAGTCATTCAG